In the Verrucomicrobiia bacterium genome, one interval contains:
- a CDS encoding glycoside hydrolase family 57 protein: MSKKAIVLYLHVHQPYRVRHYTIFDTGAHHNYFDAAYDERESNEKVIHKVAEKSYLPMNRTLLQMLHEHPEFRISLSITGTILEQLEAWHPEAMQSFKDLFATGRAEIVAETYHHSLAFFYSRSEFEMQVDMHRRKVQDLFGQTPKVFRNTEFSYNNDLAYWADKAGYKGILTEGWDPVLDWRSPNYVYRPTYTNHIRLLMKNYKLSDDLAFRFGNRDWSEWPLTTEKYCHWMNNTGDAEVFNLFMDYETFGEHQWADTGIFNFLKQLPHEWLKSHGNTFMTVSEAIDAYEPKDKIDVPQTITWADTERDLSAWLGNQMQQQAIRALYDLQEPIIHSGDLELIDDWRKLQTSDHFYYMCTKWFNDGDIHAYFSPYATPYEAFTNFMNAYHDLRYRLAVKGVEV; the protein is encoded by the coding sequence ATGAGCAAGAAAGCCATTGTCCTGTATCTGCATGTTCACCAGCCGTATCGAGTGCGACATTACACTATTTTTGACACCGGTGCGCACCACAATTACTTTGACGCAGCTTATGATGAGCGCGAAAGCAACGAAAAGGTCATCCACAAGGTAGCGGAAAAGTCGTACCTGCCCATGAACCGTACGCTGTTACAGATGTTGCACGAGCATCCAGAGTTTCGAATCAGTTTGTCCATAACAGGGACTATACTTGAACAGTTGGAGGCATGGCATCCAGAGGCCATGCAGAGTTTCAAGGATCTATTCGCCACCGGGCGTGCCGAGATTGTGGCCGAGACCTATCATCACTCCCTGGCTTTCTTCTATTCGCGCTCAGAGTTCGAGATGCAGGTGGATATGCATCGCCGCAAGGTGCAGGATCTGTTTGGACAGACACCCAAGGTCTTCCGAAACACCGAATTTTCATATAATAACGACCTGGCGTATTGGGCGGACAAAGCTGGCTATAAGGGTATTCTGACCGAAGGCTGGGACCCGGTCCTGGACTGGCGCAGCCCCAATTATGTGTACCGGCCGACCTATACCAATCATATCCGTCTGCTTATGAAAAACTACAAGCTCAGTGACGACCTGGCCTTTCGGTTTGGCAACCGTGACTGGAGTGAGTGGCCCCTGACAACCGAAAAGTACTGCCACTGGATGAACAACACCGGCGATGCCGAGGTATTCAACTTGTTCATGGACTACGAAACTTTTGGCGAGCATCAGTGGGCGGACACCGGTATCTTTAATTTTCTGAAACAGTTGCCGCACGAATGGCTTAAATCTCACGGTAACACCTTTATGACCGTATCTGAAGCCATTGACGCCTATGAGCCCAAGGACAAGATCGATGTGCCTCAGACTATCACTTGGGCAGATACAGAGAGAGACCTGTCGGCCTGGCTGGGCAATCAGATGCAACAGCAGGCCATTCGGGCTCTGTACGATCTGCAAGAGCCCATTATCCACAGCGGCGATCTGGAGCTGATAGACGACTGGCGCAAGTTGCAGACTTCTGACCACTTCTACTATATGTGTACCAAGTGGTTCAACGACGGTGATATTCACGCCTACTTTAGCCCTTACGCCACCCCGTACGAGGCCTTTACAAACTTTATGAACGCCTACCATGATCTGCGCTACCGCCTGGCTGTAAAAGGGGTAGAAGTCTAG
- a CDS encoding glycoside hydrolase family 15 protein has protein sequence MGRPVVLSNGRMFVGLDEHGLVHDFYYPYVGLENLTNARSLQHKIGIWVNGQFSWVDDGSWQISVDFHSDALVSSVTMHSDNLQISLHLTDFIDSEFDAFIRRVELTNHAAEERDIRIFMHQVFQISRAGRADTAVYVPDDHYILDYKGRCCLLIAGVVEGDGGFDQFAVGNYGIEGKSGTFKDAEDGELSDNLVEHGGVDSVLRFQKHVVTNGTFKIDYWIVADTSQSDAQVVHAKLKYNPIDERLAALKRGSAEWFNVLQPKLAQIPEPHRTAVQKSLLIIKAHCDQRGSVLASGDSSIFNYGRDYYCYCWPRDAAYALWPFIRLGAYAEARNFFGFARDTVHKDGYLMHKYQPDRAIGSTWHPMVHGRSKELAIQEDETAIVLFMMGEYFEASHDQAFVNDFYDTFIYPAASFLIGFIDDQTGLPHASYDLWEQKFSTSTYTASTVIAGLQAAWRLAEAIGKHADTEPWKAASDKIQQNFDLFYHPDGYFRKGFLLEESGDLSYDDTLDASSLHGPFMFGGLALDDERMSKTAQAVESRLFNTSPLGGVVRYPGDGYFLAKQQFAGNPWIVCTMWLAQFYMQTDREDEAEALVEWAMDRMQPSGVMSEQYDPENGSPLGVTPLVWSHAEFVNTILDLYKI, from the coding sequence GTGGGCCGCCCCGTAGTACTGAGCAACGGCCGCATGTTTGTGGGCCTGGACGAACACGGTCTGGTGCACGACTTCTACTATCCGTACGTGGGCCTAGAAAACCTCACTAACGCCCGCAGCTTGCAGCATAAGATAGGCATATGGGTAAATGGGCAGTTTAGCTGGGTAGACGATGGATCGTGGCAGATTAGTGTAGATTTTCATTCGGATGCCTTGGTGAGCAGTGTCACCATGCATTCGGACAATTTACAGATAAGCTTGCACTTAACCGACTTTATCGACAGTGAGTTTGACGCCTTTATTCGCCGTGTAGAGCTGACCAATCATGCCGCTGAAGAGCGCGATATCCGTATTTTTATGCACCAAGTATTTCAGATTTCACGGGCCGGTCGGGCCGATACGGCGGTGTATGTTCCAGACGATCACTACATTCTGGACTACAAGGGCCGTTGCTGCTTACTGATTGCCGGGGTAGTGGAGGGCGATGGCGGATTTGACCAGTTTGCCGTTGGCAATTACGGCATAGAGGGAAAATCAGGCACCTTCAAAGACGCCGAAGACGGCGAGCTGAGCGATAACCTGGTCGAACACGGTGGTGTAGACAGCGTGCTACGGTTTCAGAAACATGTGGTTACCAATGGTACTTTCAAGATAGACTACTGGATTGTTGCCGATACCAGCCAGTCTGACGCCCAGGTGGTCCACGCCAAACTCAAATATAATCCTATCGACGAACGACTAGCTGCGCTCAAAAGAGGCTCGGCCGAGTGGTTCAACGTGCTGCAACCCAAGCTTGCCCAGATTCCAGAACCACATCGTACGGCCGTGCAGAAAAGCCTGCTGATCATCAAGGCTCACTGCGACCAGCGAGGATCGGTGCTGGCTAGCGGCGATTCTAGTATTTTCAACTATGGCCGTGACTACTACTGTTACTGCTGGCCGCGTGACGCCGCCTACGCCCTGTGGCCGTTTATCCGGCTAGGGGCGTATGCCGAGGCTCGCAACTTTTTTGGCTTTGCCCGCGACACCGTGCACAAAGACGGCTATCTGATGCATAAATACCAGCCAGATCGGGCTATTGGCAGCACGTGGCACCCCATGGTGCATGGGCGCAGCAAAGAATTGGCAATCCAGGAGGACGAGACAGCTATTGTGCTGTTTATGATGGGCGAATACTTTGAGGCTTCTCATGACCAGGCGTTTGTAAATGATTTTTATGATACGTTTATCTACCCCGCTGCCTCGTTTTTGATCGGCTTTATCGACGACCAGACCGGCCTGCCGCACGCTAGTTATGATCTGTGGGAACAAAAGTTTTCGACCAGCACCTACACGGCTTCGACCGTTATAGCTGGACTGCAAGCTGCCTGGCGTCTGGCAGAGGCCATCGGTAAACATGCCGACACAGAGCCCTGGAAAGCTGCCAGCGATAAGATTCAGCAGAATTTTGACCTGTTTTATCACCCGGATGGGTACTTTAGGAAGGGTTTCTTGCTGGAGGAGAGCGGTGACTTGTCTTATGACGATACCCTGGACGCTTCTAGCTTGCACGGTCCCTTTATGTTTGGCGGTTTGGCACTAGACGACGAACGAATGTCCAAGACAGCCCAGGCTGTAGAATCACGGCTCTTCAACACCAGCCCACTCGGCGGTGTTGTCCGTTATCCTGGCGACGGCTATTTCTTGGCCAAACAGCAATTTGCGGGCAATCCGTGGATTGTCTGTACTATGTGGTTGGCGCAGTTCTATATGCAGACAGACCGCGAAGACGAGGCCGAGGCGCTCGTGGAGTGGGCTATGGACCGCATGCAGCCTAGCGGTGTCATGAGCGAGCAGTATGACCCCGAAAATGGATCACCTCTGGGCGTAACACCCCTGGTGTGGAGCCACGCCGAGTTCGTCAACACCATCTTAGATCTGTATAAAATATAA
- the rpmG gene encoding 50S ribosomal protein L33 translates to MAKKGDKRKTIGLVSEESGGRHYYTVKNTQNTPDGLKLRKYDPKLRKHVLYVETKKNLGRNVVKGRK, encoded by the coding sequence ATGGCTAAAAAAGGCGACAAGCGCAAGACAATTGGTTTGGTATCAGAGGAATCTGGCGGCCGCCACTATTACACGGTCAAAAATACCCAGAATACCCCCGATGGACTAAAGCTGCGCAAATATGATCCCAAGCTGCGCAAGCACGTACTGTACGTAGAGACCAAGAAAAACCTTGGCCGTAACGTCGTAAAAGGCAGAAAATAA
- a CDS encoding glycosyltransferase family 4 protein yields the protein MKVLMLGWELPPYNSGGLGVACYQLCQSLSKKAVDIEFILPYTADFSAVDFMKVRPAHPQGVEAIMRSGVAYDSYRYIFTDGHEELFTIFDQQKAYETAVGQLVPSLDFDVVHAHDWLTFRAALRTKQQSGKPLIVHAHSIESDRAGKEGGGNPLVREIESLGMLLADRVIAVSQWTKDAIVREYDIPADKIDVLHNSIDPAWYQSLDDNSAHRYLSAMKAQGYRVVVNVGRLTIQKGLPNLLRAAKEVIQRAPKTLFLIVGSGEQYTELIELAADLGISKNVLFTDFQRGKNLRDSFAIGDLFVLPSVSEPFGLTPFEAAIYGTPSLVSKQSGISEVFQNCLKVDFWDINEMANQIVSVVREDVLRDELQANAAREYQRLSWEGAADALTNWYHHHHKLHALSEVGSV from the coding sequence AAGTACTCATGTTGGGGTGGGAATTGCCTCCTTACAACAGTGGTGGGCTTGGAGTCGCGTGCTACCAGCTGTGCCAGTCTCTCTCAAAAAAAGCCGTCGATATAGAATTTATTCTGCCCTACACTGCCGATTTTAGCGCAGTCGACTTCATGAAGGTGCGGCCAGCTCACCCTCAGGGAGTAGAGGCCATTATGCGTAGTGGTGTTGCCTACGACAGCTACCGCTATATTTTTACAGATGGCCATGAAGAGCTTTTTACCATCTTTGATCAGCAGAAAGCTTACGAGACAGCCGTGGGCCAACTGGTTCCCTCTCTGGACTTTGATGTTGTCCATGCCCATGACTGGCTGACTTTTCGGGCAGCCTTGCGCACCAAGCAACAGAGTGGCAAGCCGCTGATTGTTCATGCCCACTCTATAGAGTCAGATCGGGCTGGCAAAGAGGGCGGCGGTAATCCCTTGGTGCGCGAAATAGAGTCTCTGGGTATGCTGCTGGCCGATAGGGTTATAGCGGTCAGCCAGTGGACTAAGGATGCCATTGTTCGCGAGTATGATATCCCGGCTGACAAGATAGACGTCTTGCATAACAGCATAGATCCGGCCTGGTACCAATCCCTCGACGACAACTCGGCTCATCGCTATCTGTCAGCCATGAAGGCCCAAGGGTATCGGGTAGTGGTCAACGTAGGGCGTCTGACCATCCAAAAGGGCTTGCCCAACCTGCTCAGGGCGGCCAAAGAGGTTATCCAACGCGCACCAAAGACGCTGTTCCTGATAGTTGGCTCGGGCGAGCAATACACGGAACTCATAGAGTTGGCAGCAGACTTAGGGATCAGCAAAAATGTCTTGTTTACAGATTTCCAGCGGGGCAAGAATTTGCGCGATAGCTTTGCTATCGGCGATCTGTTTGTCCTGCCCTCGGTATCTGAGCCATTTGGACTTACCCCTTTCGAAGCAGCCATATACGGCACGCCATCTCTGGTCAGTAAACAGTCGGGAATATCCGAAGTGTTCCAAAACTGCCTCAAAGTAGACTTTTGGGATATTAACGAAATGGCCAATCAGATTGTGTCAGTGGTGCGCGAAGACGTCCTGCGGGACGAGCTGCAGGCTAACGCTGCCCGCGAATACCAGCGTCTCAGCTGGGAGGGTGCGGCTGACGCCCTGACTAACTGGTATCACCATCATCATAAGCTGCACGCTTTGTCAGAGGTAGGATCGGTATGA